The following nucleotide sequence is from Rhineura floridana isolate rRhiFlo1 chromosome 9, rRhiFlo1.hap2, whole genome shotgun sequence.
CCTGAAACTTGAAAAGGGTGTGTAAGTATTTATTTGTGTGCTCCATATACTTATTTGGCTTCATGAAGAGTTCTatgaaactcaaaagcttgcaaatCAAAATCTCAaaaattctctccccccctttttatgaGCCACTAAACTTTTAGAAGCCACCTTTTCAACAAATTGGTGGTTTTCAAAATGACAGTGCagttcaatacatgtctactcagaagtaagctccattgagttcaagggGACCTGGGAGTAAGTGTGTATTCAGCCTTAGTCTCTAGGAAAAGtctatagaattgcagcctaaaggtACCATATATCATTCTCCTCTTTTTATCATACAAAGTGGAAGCATATTatatataagagaaccacttacTGATCATTTCTTACTTTTATTTCCTGGTCCAGGTAGCTGGGGGTATAATTAATGTTGTCTACGGTGTCTGGTCTGTAGCGCATGGCCTGGGCTGGTGAAAGAGGGTGCAGCTCCTGAGGAATCCGATTTTGTTCACGGCCTCCATGATATTTCCTCAAAGGATCATCCTGATGATAAAGCAGCATGTAAAGTGACAAAGACAACATCcacctcaaaaaagaaaaaaaccacccGCCCAACTTTCGGTACTACTTCTGGTTGCCTCCAGTAGTGCTGGCCTAATTATTATGTTGACAGTGCAGGCatggggaaatctgtggccccgCAGATGTTGTACTCATGTTGATCAGCAATGATGAGAATAagactccaacaatatctggatatCAGTGGTTTAGaaaaacacagaaagctgcccgatactgcatcagaccattgggccatttagctcagtattgtctgtgctgactggcaggagctctaccccaagaagtccgctctgctccctcccttatGGTTTtgcagagacttctgaaaacgatcttgttccggagagcctttgggagggactgaaggtagagcctgacactgattttattattttatgccttctacattaaattttacccttgtagtcccctttagtaccactccctatgtgtgtgtgtgtgtgtagtattttgtgtattttaatttattttaatgttttgtgatgctattgtttacaattttattatgtacatgtttgattttatttttgtaagccgccctgagtgccctgttacagggtagaagggcgggatagaaatattttaaataaataaataaaatgtaaatgtactgccttcaagtcaattccgacttacggtaaccctatgaatagggttttcatgaggctgagaggcagtgactggcccaagatcacccagtgagcttcatggttatgtggggattcgaaccctggtctcccaggtcatagtccaacaccttaaccactacaccacactggctctctaaataaataaataaataggatttttttttcagcCTCGCCCAGAGCTagcaggggttgaacctgggatcttctggatGTAAGGTAGACACTCTACTTCTGCGCTATGACACTTTCTCCATCTCTACTTGAGCATAAGGCTCTAGCCACATTGGGGCTCTTGTGATGCTGAAATTATCAGCATCCTCTAGAAAACTGAGCAGGTTGTGCACCTGGCTCCCTTTAAATGTCTTTCACCCAAGGACCAGTTAGGGCAAAATGCCGCCATGAGTTTAAAATATGTCTGCATCTAATGAGCATAGttgtctgttttgtttgttttttaaaaagcaaattgcagaAGTTGAGGGGGGTGATAATTGAAGGGATCAGAGTAGGTGTGGAGGAGGGATTTAACCCTTTTATCTGCTGCTGGAGTCCTGAGGAAAATTCCTCTTCTGAATCTAGTATTTTCTTCAGGGGGTAATCACCCAAGATGCCAATGGATGGGTTTCCCCCCAAACATTCAGTGGAAGGTACAATAGATTCTGTACACATGTACAGCTACATGTATAACCAGGCATCCTGATTGCACAGGTTTCCTGGTCACCTGGAAAAGCCTATGCATAAACCCCTATTCTAAACCCCTATTGAGGTGTTCAGTATCCACAGTTACTGAATCCATGTAGATCAGATACGGCCAGCTCTGCCCTCAATCTACATGCATTCATTTGAACGTCTATAAAATCCTTCACATGCACAGCGGTAGGAGCAGCGGGCTTTACATGATTACATGGATTAAGACCTCTGGCCACGAAACTGTACACATAGGGGCTCTCTACAGACTTACGGTTCACGGAATGTAGATTGGGAGTGGAGCTTGAGTAACTGTTCTACAAATGTTCAGTATCCATGGAGAAAGTGAATGCCTGAATGGGGTGGGGGGGTCACCTTCTGCCGAGAGCTGGATTAGTACACATGGAGAGGTCAAGGGGTACTGTCCTACCCCTTCTTTATCTGTTCAGTCACACGGGGAAGGAAAGGTGAGAACAGGACCATAGATATATGTGGGACCCTGCAACAAAATTTTGCCCTGTGGAGTATTGCCCTCTTCAGTAGGGTGGCCAGATGAAAAAGAGGGCTACCTTGAATAGTGGTGTAGAAGAGAGCATTTCAGCAAGTGTAGCTTGTCAATTATCAAAGGCATAGGAGCCCTGTCCCTTTTTTCATCTCACCTCTGCACTCTTTTAGGATGTTGGGAGTGTTGATAACAGTCCACAGGCCTTACATCGTTATCTTACATCgaatatcttgacccatttcagtctgggttcaggcctggttatgggactgaattggccttggtcgccctgatgcagAGCCAcgcctaggcactgggaagtggggcagttgccccgggccccgggcTTTGGGTGGCCCCCGCACTTGGCAAtctgagaagctgggctgtggcagggtttttcctctctcttcagcCATGCAGCAGCCATCTCGCCAGCCGCTTCCCAAGCTGATTTTAGGCgcgaggtttgaatcccctgcctgctcttcagCTGCATGCCTGAGtcagtggcttccctgtgctgccgccactcatcagctgtgaagcgggtgtgTGGCGCTTAGCCAGCTAATTTtaggctggaggtttgaatcccctgcctgctcttcggCTGTGTGACTGAGtcagtggcttccctgtgctgccgctgctcatcagctgtgaaaatCTAGATTTTGACAAGTTGATTAGTGATTTTGCAAAAGTGAAAGCAAGGAAAATAAATCTTTGAGAATAAATATAttgtttcttatatttgtattattttaattttaatccgaaagtaattgcccatcaacaaagcagccagacccagacatttacagaaatgattaaattctgtcaccctcgatatttaaaacaatggttctgccaaagtgttttcaattgtttagttaggaagataaagatgggaaaatatgcctagaaatagactgccatatctagcagatatcaacaaagggaagacagatgtcgagagaccagtgaagaaatggatatgtatggaacaggttgactagaggcctattccctgaagtgaaggtaatcatatttgtatttaataggttgttagcctcatatgtaaatattataattacatatattcgtaaataaaatatatatctctctctaaatatatatatatagagagagaaagaatgtagggggggcaactatgcttttgtcccggaccccgcacatgctaagggtgggcctgccctgatggatgacctttattgggagaaggacagggggagtgcaaccctgttactcttacctgatctctcagcagcttttgataccattgaccatggcatccttctgggtcgacttggtgagatggatattggaggcactgttttgcagtgattccaatcctatctccaaggtcattttcagataatagcattgggtgattgtcttttggccccctggcagttgtgctgtggggtgccgcagggtaccatcttgtcccccatgctgtttaacatctatatgaagcccttgggagggatcatcaggagatttggggcgaggtgtcagcagtacactgatgatactcagctctatttctttgtaacatctgaatcgggagaggccgtgcaagccctggaccgctgcctggactcggtagtgggctggatgagggccaataaactgagtctgaatcctaggaagatggaggcactgtgggttggtggttcccgagtttggataattggtcagttgcctgctttggatgaggttgtactccctttgaaagagcaggtccatagtctgggggtgcttctggatccatctttgtcactagaggcccaggtgacctcagtggctaggagtgccttttaccagcttcggctggtaagacagttgctgCCATTTATgaaccggaatagcctgaccactgttgtccacgcactgggaCACGCActctaggcttgattactgcaatgcgctctatgtggggctgcccttgaggttggtctggaagctgcagctggtgcaaaatgcagcagcgagactgctcactgggccagggtatcgccaacatgtcactccgctgctgaaagaattgcactggctgcccatttgctactgggccaagttcaaggttctagtcttggtgtacaaagccctatacagcttgggaccgagatacctgaaacaccgtcttatcccttatatacccactcgatcactgcactctgcaggtgaggcctcctgcagataccatctttttaggaggtccattccacacgaCATaggaacagacctttagtgtggcagcacctaacttgtggaattcccttcccttaaatattaggcaggcgccatctctgttatctttttggcgcctattgaagaccttcctctttcaacaaggcttttaagttgagaccttatcccagtctgtgtctgtgttgaaactgcttttcaatgtttttaaatcttttttaaaaacaacatgttcttaacctttttttaagatgttgaaagcttaaaaaaaaattttttaaaggtgttttgttttaatgcattttaaagtatgtttttatgatgttttaaagtgttttagtgcttttgtttgccaccctgggctcctgctgggaggaacagcaggatataaatcaaataataaataaataaataaataaaattgtctgttccaaattaaaacagaaggtgtAGTATCTGACACCCTCTagaatctagatcagcctttcccaaccagtgtgcctccagatgttgttggaccacaactcccatcagcctcagccagcattgccaatggctgaggctgatgggagttgtggtccaacaacgtctggaggcgcaccggttgggaaaggctgatctagagtctagatattgttggactccaacccccatcagcctcagtcagcatggccaattgtcagggatgatgggagttgtagtccagcaatgtctggagggctacaaattccccaaccctggtgtaatcccttgaaatgaatgggggaATTTGCAAAAGTGCAGATTGTCCAAGAAATCTTGTTTCAATTTTAAATGCCAGCAGAGGGGTCTCTCATTACCTTTCTCTTTAAAAGTGGAGAGTTTTCTGCTCTTTTTTTCAGCTCTGCAAGTTCTTCTCTCATAAGTTCTAAAATATAATCAATGGGTTTTTAATGAGTTCATATTAAGATCAAAGAAAATTAAGCCCTGGTGAGACCTCTTGCAAAATGCAGTAATTCAGTGTAGAATaggagggagaaagggcagagaatGCCTTCAACTCAGATGCAGGATATTGCGGTGGTGTTTATGTACACTGAAGTAGAAGGGGGGGGTTGCAAAGAAGACCTGTACCTTCAGATCAGCAGCTGCTTTTAGTGGAGAATCTACTTGGAGGAGGAAGTAGTGAAGAGCAATGGGTTACTCGTCAATCCTTAAAGTGGACTGCCAAGCAAGCATTTTGTCACACTCTCTCCACCCACCTCTCTTAACTCCCCAGTTATGAACACAAGACCAGCAGAGACTCTGGatgattcacaccatacatttaaagcacatccaacacacatttaaagcacatgacttcccctgaaAGGAttgtgggaactgtggttttccgcTCCCAGatctacaaattcccagcacccttaacaaactaccattcccattattctttgggggaagtcatgcactttgaATGTGTGTTgggtgtactttaaatgtatggtgtgggcttGCCCTCTGTTATGGACTGGATTTGGCCCTTGGACTTGTTGCTGCTGAGCCCTGCTGcagacacaagaagagccctgctggatcagatcaaagtccTATCCAGACCATtatcctatttcccacagtgaccaacctgggaaagcccacaagcagcacatgaGGATAACTGTATTCTCCTGTAGTTGTTCCCCATCAATTGGTATTTAGAGAGAttatgcctctgatcctggaggtagcatatagccacAATGACTACTAGCCAGATACAttcttatcctccctgaatttgtctaatctcattttaaaaccatctaagttgGTGATCACCACGTCTTGTAGAAGCCAATCCtacaatgcactgtgtgaagaagtgcttcctttgtctatcctgaatctcctAACATTTAGTGTCATTGGATGATCTTGGGTTATAGtattaagagagagggagaaaaacccatCCTCTTATCCTATGACTACTCAGGAGACCTTGATGAGGGATGTTATCAATGATCCTGAAGGTCCAACTATGTATTATCTACCAAATCACTCCTTCCACACACTTATTGAatctctcaaagaactctaaacgTTTATTGAATGGCTTAACCTTTGCAGAATTTCACTGATCCACATTTGCCATTCTATTGCCCATTTacccagtttggagatatctttttggagctcttcacaatcccttcttATTTTTACCAACTggaataatttggtgtcatcagcaaacttgcatgGGGAGATGAGAATTTTAAAACAGAGTTTAGGAATCTGAGAAATCTGATGAAGCAATAAATGAAGTTGATTGCCGCTGGTGGATGTCTCATAGGAAAATTCAAACTGTAATTTTGAAGTAGAAGAATCACATTTTTCTATGTTAGTCACCATGGGTACTTACGTGCAATGTTTGGTCTGGGTGGAGTTTGAGCTACCAGGCCTGGCAGAACATTGCTGGGAAAAGAAGTATCAATAGTGGTTTCAGTATGTCTGAGAGGATGACTCTGTTCTGGGGCCGGGATGATAAAGCGTCCTTCACTGTATCCGCTGTCTCTCACAACACAGATAGGTGCATCATTTAATCCTGTGCAAGAAAGGATACCTTTAATATCTTTCTAGTTGTGCAATTGATTTTTGTACAAGCATACAATGCAAATATGAGTTCTGAACTAGAATATCTTCGTTTCCTAGGTCTGGGTCACATATGTATGTACATATTATACAACACTTGGAGATGACTCACACTTAAATGTTcactgcatgtgtgaatgagctgTTGCAGATTATTCATCCCAGAGAACACTATTATTTCATCCACTCTGTTCCAGGGAGCCAGTTCACACACAAGGCTTGGGAGTCATCAATCAATGCAGATTTATGTCTGAACTCTGAACTAACACAATGACTCAGAAGTGTATCCAGAGCTGACCTAAGAtgctttgctgcctgaggtgaaggacaagatggtgccaccTTCTCCATTCCATATTCAGAAGCTGGCTGAACTGGCAATGAATGTTACTTCAGCACCAGCAACAGGATATATTGTCCACCATACCTGAGGAAGCAGGCTGTTTTCGGGAGGTCCGAACAAGTCTATGTGGCAGATACAGCTCTGCCATTCATGAAAGAGGAACTGACAGGCTTAGGAAGAACAGCCAAAGAGCTACTGCTGCTACCCCCAGCATCCGCCGCCTGAGGGAATTGCCTCTCTCGGCCTACGAGGCCCTGAGGGTATTTGTGAACTGACTCTGTTGAAAGTTATTTTGAGTAGGAAATGGGCAATATGAAAGCTCTAAGGGTGGTCAGAAATGGATCCTTTCTACATGCAAGCAATTGTTTGATGTTGCAGCATCCAGTATGCCTGTGTGAACCAGACACAAATTTAGTAGCCTAACCAGAAAAGCTGGTTAACTGGAAAAAcctggaaaaaaaccagaaagCTGCAGCCTGAGGAGTTCTGAAAGTCTGGCTTACCAAGTTACTCATTTATGAATCCATTGTCCAGTTACTAACCAGTGGGCTGCTGGTGGCTTGCTATGGCCTATTAAACTGTTAGATCTTCCAGTAGAGATTAATTAGTTTCATTTATTAGTCACCTCAACCTAGACGACTTACAACAAATTTAATAACATACAATacaaaatagatttaaaaacatacaatataaaaacttaacacccatataaaaataaataactaaaacagCCCACATCAAAAGGCAAAGGCCTGAGTAAAaggaaagtctttgcctggtgcctaaagatggataaagaaggtgcTGACTCTTAAGAGTCGGTTGTCCTGACTCTTAAACAATACATCAGGTATTTCTAAGCTGATCTATCTAACAACccagtcctatacatgtttacctcTCAAAACAAAGCTATAGTAACTCATCAGCTGGCTACTTAAAGTAAAAAGCTACACATCCATTAGATAAGGACTTGGGTCCTATTTTTGTGTAGTGGCCTTTCCTCAGTTTAACTTAACTGTTGTCCTTCCTTCACCCATTCCTAGGGAGGCCCTACattcaggcctggtgccagtggcAGTCAGGTCAGGCATGGGCCCAAGGGCACCTGCATCTCAGAAGGACCCCTCCTAATCGTATAACCTGGggctgggaggatggagctcctGCTCCGTGGTCTGCACCAGCGTCGGTTTGCGGGACATGATTTGTGGCCTAGGGTAAGGGGTTACCCCAGGGCAACACCCCCTCCCAAGCCCTGCCTACACtgccttgggagaagaggaagctaTGGCCCAACAACAGATGGACACATCTGCCTATTTAATTTCTCTCTGTCCCATGAACtcatttcagttctccactttttgcatcagtatgtgattttttaaaaaatgtaaatttatcaacattttagtgcaaatttctcctaatatacacattttgtatactACTTTgcctgatacacacatttttataagcaattttctgtaatataaggcattttatatcttattttcactaatatatgcatctttacgcacatttcccccctaatgcacacattttgttcacattacttggctggagacctgcatcacaagattcagataagtgcaaatttggaaggatacttgtgtttgaatattgtttcagaaaatgcaagttCAGTATGTTTTCATTAAAatttgaactgaaccaaatttctccccctttcctcagtCCAACTATGGGAGAAGTAATATCATTTGTAAAACTTGGAGCAGTCATACTTTTATCTCCTGCAATGCTACATGCATTCAAAACAAAAATTGCATGCAACTTGTATCTAGGCTATACACACCATGGATTTAAAGCACGTTCCAttacttcccacaaagaatcatgggaactgtagtatatCCCTCACAGAGTCaccattcctagcacccttaacaagctacagttcccaggattgtttgagggaagtcatgtgctttacaagTATGGTGTTTATGCAGCCCTAGTTTCTATTCAGGAAACACAAGAATGAATGCAGAGATTGACTCAGCCATATTAGCCTTTCAAGGGGGCTTTACCTTTAATGTGGCATACTGTCTTGGGATGTGGGGAGTGTCTGCAAACAAAGTAACTTGTTTTCCCATAAGAGCCCTCATTTGGCTCTTGCCTTGTGGTTCCCATGTGGATCAGCTGTGGATCAGGTTGTGCTCTGAAATTGATATTCATCTTAAAACACTTCTATTTTATTTGCAGTTATTCTTGGTGCAGCTGTAGCAGCGTCTCATCAGGGGAGCTCTAATTAGGGAAGCACAGAGAAGATAATGTTCCTACACATAAAACTAACATATATTTTAAGGGTGTTTTCAcattttctttcttattttattttctttattcctTGTTTTTCCCCCGTCTTTTTTGGTTAGGTGGattgtaaataaaaatgttaaaaagcaacACAACAATTGCATAaataacatattgttttttaaaaaacagcatcaGATACATTTATGGGACAGTAATTAAATCAATAAAAAGCATGGCAGGATTTTTTGTGTGAAGTCTTTAATGTCTCTGCTTTGGCCCCTCTCTTGTGGCCTTTAAGCAGAACCTAAATTGTTTTGGAGAGTCAGtgaggcatagtggttaaggtgttggactacgacctgggagactagggtttgaatccccacatagccatgaagctcactgggccagtcactgcctctcagcctcatgaaaaccaaattcatagagtcaccataagtcggaatcgacttgagggcagtacacatTGAcattgaaattgttttgtaacaCAGTTATGAAGCCATCATTGGTTAGACTGCACATTTAGTTGAAAATGCTTTATTTTCCTTGTCAAGTATTCATGTATAGCAGGCACATTTAGGATGATGATGTTCATTGTTGAGAAAAGAAGGTATGTTTTATTATTCCTCTCAAACAAGGATGTAATCggccagggtctcagggggtctcagaccctttacttttttgggagcagggtaccCATgggtccagcatcctatgagcatgaaatcagcatgaaaggggagtgtgttagccactgagaagagtcttctaacatgcttccttgtcatttcctgctgattggagcaaatcagagtgaaaggaggtgagtcagccactgaaaagaatcCTTTCAGTAGCTCTCCTCTTTCGTGCTTATTATGTCCTAGGAACgtctcttgttgtgggagaaggcattaacataaatctaattctcaacccagcagcagaaaaagagggaggggcatggctgtgactatcatgaagggaccctgcacttctgaatttgccactacactactgcacttAAGACACTTGTGCTTAATACATTATAGGCTCTGTACGcaccatgcatttgaagcacatggcttcccccacagattcttgggaactgtagtttacttctcacagagctacactttgcaggattctttgggggacaa
It contains:
- the C9H4orf17 gene encoding uncharacterized protein C4orf17 homolog is translated as MNINFRAQPDPQLIHMGTTRQEPNEGSYGKTSYFVCRHSPHPKTVCHIKGLNDAPICVVRDSGYSEGRFIIPAPEQSHPLRHTETTIDTSFPSNVLPGLVAQTPPRPNIAQLMREELAELKKRAENSPLLKRKDDPLRKYHGGREQNRIPQELHPLSPAQAMRYRPDTVDNINYTPSYLDQEIKILEKLRDILQTDSLAEILSWLSKATIKEKEFVSSFIRSDMSGRDLLNYHQKTEKEDEAENLNLQAMLKSQKAIQKGSPIEDYQFRASSKGTVSSKGTVSSKGQRLERERGSLLTRREKIRIPTSENLPLDHSPSKHTVHQSNPNTPALSQNSTQLLYNKARSKRPLPHSSSKREGHFQNI